A genomic region of Caulobacter sp. NIBR2454 contains the following coding sequences:
- a CDS encoding M14 family zinc carboxypeptidase, which produces MSLKTWLRNAAPAALLAAAVLASSPQVAVAQTTYFFPQAAAADFDPSIPSPEAFLGYPIGSHYTRHDQVAAYLKELDLLSDRIRVDEIGRTYEGRPLLSVIVTSAANHGRLDELQRAHAAVADPSAPTPDPARTPVVVGLYYGVHGNETSSGEAALLTAYYLAAGRSAEVQDWLDKAVIVIDPAQNPDGRDRAANWHNAWKNNPPVADPFDKEHVEPFPAGRTNHYFTDLNRDWLAVTQKETRAKLEIFHRWLPNVQIDFHEMGSGSTYYFEPSPESMESPLLPKASYDFNRVLARYHAKALDDLGSLYYTGENYDNFSAVYGSTYPDFHGGVGVTVEQASSRGLVQETAAGRVEFAFTIRNQVATGIASIRGAVAERAGLFSLQRETFRSAVEEGRKYRHAAFVFGDPADPGLSRQTLDLLLQHKIRVHALASPVSIDGRNYAPGSAWVVPSAQPQFRLIHSIFEPTPQTKGGVYGSTSYAIAPAYGLSVGRVSRVPSLGAALTEPPVANGGVIGTETAYAYAVDWRDLNAPKVLAAVLQRGLRARAAFEPFSASTQGGQTAFGRGSIVIPVVGQPISGEQVRAIIDKAAREAGVVAHSLASGRSLSGVDLGSESIRPLRAPKIALVMGEGVNATEIGSTWFSLSERLGWPATRLDPNQLRRVPLGGYNSIVLAGGRYDDWSDDTVAALRRWVQGGGSLVTFGTASKWAVAKGLTGAPGKAADPITPDAEPRQDFAQRRDALAEKRSSGNALSADADISHPLAFGLTQRALFVNKESDVTLTPVADPFSNVVRIDAQPTVNGYLPEALRKQAAGSVWAQVARLGEGNVVLFADDPAHRKYWLGTERLLINSLFFANHLAPSSRP; this is translated from the coding sequence ATGTCGCTGAAGACCTGGCTCCGGAACGCCGCCCCTGCGGCGCTCCTCGCCGCCGCCGTGCTTGCATCGTCGCCCCAAGTGGCCGTGGCGCAAACCACGTACTTCTTCCCGCAAGCCGCCGCGGCCGACTTCGACCCGTCCATCCCCTCGCCAGAGGCTTTCCTCGGTTACCCGATCGGCTCGCATTACACGCGCCATGACCAGGTGGCGGCCTACCTCAAGGAACTGGACCTGCTGTCGGACAGAATCCGTGTTGATGAGATCGGGCGCACCTATGAGGGCCGCCCCCTGCTGTCGGTGATCGTCACCTCGGCCGCCAACCACGGGCGGCTAGATGAACTTCAAAGAGCCCACGCCGCGGTGGCCGATCCATCCGCCCCCACGCCGGACCCAGCCCGCACCCCCGTGGTTGTCGGCCTCTATTACGGCGTCCATGGCAACGAGACCTCGAGCGGGGAGGCGGCGCTGCTCACCGCCTACTACCTTGCGGCCGGACGTTCCGCCGAAGTGCAGGACTGGCTCGACAAGGCGGTGATCGTCATCGATCCGGCTCAGAACCCGGACGGGCGCGACCGGGCCGCCAATTGGCACAATGCCTGGAAGAATAACCCGCCGGTCGCCGACCCGTTCGACAAGGAGCATGTCGAGCCCTTCCCCGCCGGCCGGACCAACCACTATTTCACGGACCTCAATCGCGACTGGCTGGCCGTCACCCAGAAGGAGACCCGCGCCAAGCTGGAGATCTTCCACCGCTGGCTGCCCAATGTACAGATCGACTTCCACGAGATGGGGTCGGGCAGCACATACTACTTCGAGCCCTCGCCAGAGAGCATGGAAAGCCCGTTGCTTCCGAAGGCTTCCTATGACTTCAACAGGGTGTTGGCCCGCTACCACGCCAAGGCCCTCGATGACCTGGGCTCGCTCTATTACACCGGCGAGAACTACGACAATTTCTCGGCTGTCTACGGCTCAACCTATCCCGATTTCCACGGTGGCGTCGGGGTGACGGTCGAACAGGCCAGTTCCCGCGGCCTTGTGCAGGAGACCGCCGCCGGGCGCGTGGAGTTCGCCTTCACCATCCGCAATCAGGTCGCCACCGGCATCGCCTCGATCCGTGGCGCGGTGGCCGAGCGGGCGGGGCTATTCAGCCTGCAGCGCGAGACTTTCCGCTCAGCGGTTGAGGAAGGGCGCAAGTACCGCCACGCCGCCTTCGTGTTTGGCGATCCCGCCGATCCCGGCCTTTCGCGGCAGACGCTGGACCTTCTCTTGCAACACAAGATCCGGGTGCATGCCCTGGCGTCCCCGGTCTCCATCGACGGGAGAAACTACGCGCCTGGCAGCGCCTGGGTGGTGCCTTCGGCCCAACCGCAATTTCGCCTGATCCACTCGATCTTCGAACCGACGCCGCAGACCAAGGGGGGCGTCTACGGGAGCACCTCCTACGCGATCGCGCCGGCCTACGGCCTGTCGGTGGGACGGGTCTCGCGCGTCCCCTCGCTCGGCGCGGCGTTGACGGAGCCGCCGGTCGCGAATGGCGGGGTCATCGGAACGGAGACGGCGTACGCCTATGCCGTCGATTGGCGCGATCTCAATGCGCCCAAGGTTCTGGCCGCCGTTCTGCAAAGGGGCCTGCGCGCGCGCGCCGCCTTCGAGCCGTTTTCGGCCAGCACCCAAGGCGGCCAGACCGCGTTCGGGCGCGGGTCCATCGTCATTCCTGTCGTGGGTCAACCAATCAGCGGCGAGCAAGTGCGGGCGATCATCGACAAGGCCGCGCGTGAGGCGGGCGTCGTCGCCCACAGCCTGGCGTCAGGCCGGAGCCTGTCCGGGGTCGATCTGGGCAGCGAAAGCATCCGGCCGCTGCGCGCGCCCAAGATCGCTCTGGTTATGGGCGAGGGCGTCAATGCGACTGAAATCGGCTCGACCTGGTTCTCCCTTAGTGAACGGCTAGGCTGGCCGGCGACGCGTCTTGATCCGAACCAGCTGCGGCGTGTGCCGCTTGGCGGCTACAACAGCATCGTGCTGGCGGGAGGCCGCTATGACGACTGGAGCGATGACACAGTCGCCGCCCTGCGCCGCTGGGTGCAAGGGGGCGGCTCCTTAGTCACGTTTGGTACGGCTTCAAAATGGGCCGTAGCTAAGGGGCTGACCGGCGCGCCCGGCAAGGCCGCCGACCCAATTACGCCCGACGCCGAGCCCCGCCAGGATTTCGCTCAGCGCCGCGACGCGCTGGCTGAAAAGCGAAGCTCCGGCAATGCGCTCTCCGCCGACGCCGACATCAGCCATCCGTTGGCGTTTGGTCTTACCCAACGGGCCCTGTTCGTGAACAAGGAGTCCGACGTCACCCTCACGCCCGTGGCCGACCCATTCTCCAACGTGGTGCGCATCGACGCCCAACCGACGGTCAATGGCTATCTTCCCGAAGCGCTGCGTAAGCAGGCTGCTGGATCAGTCTGGGCCCAAGTCGCACGACTTGGGGAGGGCAACGTGGTGCTGTTCGCAGACGACCCGGCGCACCGGAAATACTGGCTTGGAACCGAACGGCTGCTGATCAACAGCTTGTTCTTCGCAAATCACTTGGCGCCATCGTCCAGGCCCTGA
- a CDS encoding TonB-dependent receptor — protein MSKITIAVLAALASASVPALVHAQGASGGGGAAEVEELVITGTNIRSARAQGFNPVQVIGQEEVQTSGKVTVADLLRSISANTGNSTNETSNSGWASGSAGIGLRGLSQKNTLVLLNGRRVANYGFPSNGLSDTFVNLNALPLNAVQRMEVLKDGASAVYGSDAVAGVVNIITRQNFQGVEGGASYGTSGEGGLDTWRGKLVAGFGDIDDDGWNILFSAEAYERERLDQDQRELTDSGIYSGRPGGRWNGWSAKGARFLVNGASVPLVDSAGRCPEGMLLTASAPIDGLAGNTCAINLAPYTTLIPSTDRYQAYLHGTARLSPNVEAFGEVIYSYIKGASIFGSSPYFTLEGGRFALNANTGLAEPVSNLLPANSPYNPYGTPTQIEYTFFDLGQSLKTNISKAYRALAGVRGDGGRIEWEFAAFASASDERETVAAGFANRWSLAAALANGSLNLHEPGATPTAVLDGIRLSTVRPAKSELYGADFKFSGELFELPAGPISYAAGIEYRKESLVSKNPWQIDAGLQIRPAIAAVDGEREVVAGYAELNLPILSNLELQLAGRGDHYSDFGSAFSPKAGLRWRPLDILTVRASASKGFRAPSLSENSASTNISYGTVVDPYDPDIRGSRQSPTFFTVGNTNLEPERTKSYNLGLVVTPRRNTVLSIDWYRIELDNLIGTNNTTTIVQTNNPADVIRDARGKLVAVYNRYQNLTELRTSGFDVELSQRLQTERFGDFSLSSAYTHVIDYRRPAAVGGPLINYAGNNRGATLPADKATTRLGWNFADLDANVTWYHTSGYDLIPTVAGQSRVDDYNQFDLYVGWSGVEKVTFYAKVENLFGEKPPYDANFPGIRAPYDFSQYDLRGRYFQIGFDYRL, from the coding sequence ATGTCGAAAATCACCATCGCGGTCTTGGCCGCTCTGGCGTCCGCAAGTGTGCCAGCTCTCGTTCATGCACAGGGCGCATCAGGCGGCGGAGGCGCGGCCGAAGTTGAGGAGTTGGTGATTACGGGCACCAATATCCGCAGCGCCCGTGCGCAGGGCTTCAACCCTGTCCAAGTCATCGGCCAAGAAGAGGTTCAGACCTCCGGCAAGGTCACCGTCGCCGACCTTCTGCGTTCGATCTCGGCCAACACGGGCAACTCCACCAATGAGACCAGCAACAGCGGCTGGGCGTCCGGTTCGGCCGGCATCGGCCTTCGGGGCCTGTCGCAGAAGAACACCCTGGTGCTCCTGAACGGGCGGCGGGTCGCCAACTACGGTTTTCCATCCAACGGACTGTCCGACACCTTCGTCAATCTGAACGCCCTCCCGCTGAACGCGGTGCAGCGGATGGAGGTGCTGAAGGACGGCGCCTCGGCCGTCTACGGCTCGGACGCCGTGGCGGGGGTCGTCAACATCATCACCCGCCAGAACTTCCAAGGCGTGGAGGGCGGCGCCAGCTACGGGACGTCGGGTGAAGGGGGTCTCGACACTTGGCGCGGCAAGCTTGTCGCGGGCTTTGGCGATATTGACGATGACGGATGGAACATCCTTTTCAGCGCCGAAGCCTATGAGCGCGAGCGTCTGGACCAGGATCAACGCGAGTTGACCGACTCCGGCATCTACTCAGGCCGGCCAGGTGGTCGATGGAACGGCTGGAGCGCCAAAGGGGCCCGCTTTCTTGTAAACGGAGCGTCCGTACCCCTGGTGGACTCTGCGGGTCGCTGCCCGGAGGGCATGCTGCTGACGGCGAGCGCGCCGATCGACGGCCTCGCCGGCAATACCTGCGCCATCAATCTGGCGCCCTACACCACGCTCATCCCTTCGACCGATCGCTATCAGGCCTATCTTCACGGGACTGCTCGGCTGTCCCCGAACGTCGAGGCTTTCGGCGAGGTCATCTATAGCTACATCAAGGGGGCCTCCATCTTCGGCTCGAGCCCATATTTCACGCTGGAGGGCGGGCGCTTCGCGCTGAACGCCAATACAGGTCTGGCCGAGCCAGTTTCAAATCTCCTGCCGGCCAACAGCCCTTACAATCCCTATGGGACGCCGACGCAGATCGAATACACCTTCTTTGACCTCGGCCAGTCGCTCAAGACCAACATCTCCAAGGCCTATCGCGCCTTGGCCGGGGTGCGTGGGGACGGCGGCCGGATCGAATGGGAGTTCGCCGCCTTCGCCTCAGCCAGCGACGAACGCGAGACAGTGGCGGCCGGCTTCGCCAACCGCTGGAGCCTGGCCGCCGCTCTGGCGAACGGCAGCCTGAATCTGCACGAACCCGGCGCAACGCCGACAGCCGTGCTTGATGGCATTCGCCTGAGCACGGTGCGCCCCGCCAAGTCTGAGCTTTACGGCGCCGACTTCAAGTTTTCCGGTGAGCTCTTCGAATTGCCGGCCGGGCCGATCAGCTACGCCGCGGGCATAGAGTATCGCAAGGAAAGCCTTGTCTCCAAAAATCCGTGGCAGATCGATGCGGGGCTACAAATCCGCCCGGCCATCGCCGCCGTGGACGGCGAGCGGGAGGTTGTCGCCGGCTATGCCGAGCTCAATCTTCCGATCCTGTCGAACTTGGAGCTTCAGCTCGCCGGACGGGGCGACCACTATAGCGATTTTGGCAGCGCCTTTTCGCCAAAGGCCGGGTTGCGTTGGCGGCCGCTCGATATCCTGACGGTCCGGGCGTCGGCTTCGAAGGGGTTTCGGGCTCCATCTCTGTCAGAGAACTCGGCGTCGACCAACATCTCCTACGGCACCGTGGTCGATCCTTATGATCCCGATATCCGCGGCTCGCGTCAGAGCCCGACCTTTTTCACTGTCGGGAACACCAACCTTGAGCCGGAGCGCACCAAATCCTACAACCTAGGCCTCGTCGTGACGCCGCGCCGCAACACCGTGCTGAGCATCGATTGGTACCGGATCGAGCTGGACAACCTGATCGGCACCAACAACACCACCACCATCGTCCAGACCAACAATCCCGCTGACGTGATCCGCGACGCCCGCGGCAAGCTTGTGGCCGTCTACAACCGCTACCAGAACCTCACCGAGCTCAGAACGTCGGGCTTCGACGTCGAGCTCAGTCAGCGGCTTCAGACCGAGCGGTTCGGGGATTTCTCCCTTTCAAGCGCCTACACCCATGTCATCGACTACCGGCGTCCAGCGGCGGTTGGGGGGCCTCTGATCAACTATGCCGGCAACAACCGGGGCGCCACTTTGCCGGCCGACAAGGCCACCACGCGCCTCGGCTGGAACTTCGCCGACCTGGACGCCAACGTAACCTGGTACCACACCAGCGGTTACGACCTCATCCCGACGGTTGCGGGACAGAGCCGAGTCGATGACTACAATCAATTTGACCTCTATGTCGGATGGTCGGGCGTGGAGAAGGTGACCTTCTACGCCAAGGTCGAGAACCTCTTCGGCGAGAAGCCGCCGTACGACGCCAACTTCCCAGGCATTCGCGCGCCGTACGACTTCAGCCAGTACGATCTGCGCGGACGCTATTTCCAGATCGGTTTCGACTATCGTCTCTAA
- a CDS encoding TauD/TfdA dioxygenase family protein translates to MNAITDRKRFETEVIEGLTFTPAGPLLGAEVTGVDLRQELSATEAAAIRGALTRYKVLFFRDQDISHDDHIRFGRYFGDLEGHPVTATVPGYPEILHIEAADGLKITEQLLPIARPANKWHTDVTFRERPSFGGILRGRLLPPLGGDTIFADTNAVYEDLPTSVKEKISRLKAEHDILQSFGYRVREERREQLSREYPPRAHPVVRTHPETGEKHLFVNPVFTTRILGLDEDEGRELLTYLTDRVKAPEYQVRFRWSQNAIVFWDNRATQHYAVLDYFPHDRIVERVTVVGTDIPF, encoded by the coding sequence ATGAACGCCATCACTGACCGCAAACGTTTCGAGACCGAAGTCATTGAGGGTCTCACCTTCACCCCCGCCGGACCGCTTCTCGGCGCTGAAGTCACCGGGGTGGATTTGAGACAGGAGTTGTCGGCCACGGAGGCCGCCGCCATCCGCGGAGCGCTCACCCGCTACAAGGTTCTATTCTTTCGCGACCAGGACATCAGTCACGACGACCATATCCGATTTGGTCGCTACTTCGGCGATCTGGAGGGCCACCCGGTCACCGCGACCGTGCCCGGCTATCCTGAGATCCTGCACATCGAGGCTGCGGATGGTCTTAAGATCACCGAACAGCTTCTCCCCATCGCCCGCCCAGCCAACAAGTGGCACACCGATGTGACCTTTCGGGAGAGGCCATCCTTCGGGGGCATCTTGCGCGGACGCTTGCTGCCGCCCCTGGGCGGAGACACCATTTTCGCTGACACGAACGCGGTCTACGAAGACCTGCCCACATCGGTGAAGGAGAAGATCAGCCGCCTGAAGGCTGAGCACGACATCCTTCAGAGCTTCGGCTATCGGGTCCGCGAGGAGCGGCGCGAACAGCTAAGCCGAGAGTATCCGCCTCGCGCACACCCCGTGGTCCGCACCCATCCGGAGACGGGGGAGAAGCACCTGTTCGTCAACCCCGTCTTCACGACCCGTATCCTGGGTCTGGACGAGGACGAAGGCCGCGAACTCCTGACTTACCTCACCGACCGGGTAAAGGCCCCCGAGTATCAGGTCCGCTTCCGCTGGAGCCAGAACGCCATCGTCTTTTGGGACAACCGCGCGACACAACACTACGCGGTGCTCGACTACTTCCCGCACGACCGGATCGTCGAGAGAGTCACCGTGGTCGGGACAGACATCCCATTTTGA
- a CDS encoding OmpA family protein, which produces MRGKLIGVTAAIATLLAGACTTTDPYSSTPRRNNTGTGAIAGALGGALLGYLTNTNSGEQGRKNALIGAGVGALAGAGIGHYMDRQQRAMEAELSGSGVGVRREGDNLILVMPSDVTFATNQSNIDGRFAPVLDDVANVLRQYDQSMVDVVGHTDSSGGDAINQPLSERRASSVASYLIERGVMRERLYVAGVSSRQPVADNSTPDGRARNRRVELLIRPFTG; this is translated from the coding sequence ATGCGCGGCAAACTTATCGGCGTCACCGCCGCCATCGCGACCCTGCTCGCCGGGGCCTGCACCACCACCGATCCCTACAGCTCCACTCCAAGGCGCAACAACACCGGCACGGGCGCCATCGCCGGCGCCCTAGGCGGCGCTTTGCTCGGCTACCTGACCAACACCAACAGCGGCGAGCAGGGGCGCAAGAACGCCCTGATCGGCGCCGGCGTGGGCGCCTTGGCCGGGGCCGGCATCGGCCACTATATGGACCGCCAGCAGCGCGCCATGGAGGCGGAGCTGTCGGGTTCCGGCGTTGGTGTCCGGCGTGAGGGTGACAACCTGATCCTGGTGATGCCCTCGGACGTCACCTTCGCCACCAACCAGTCCAATATCGACGGACGTTTTGCGCCCGTACTCGATGATGTGGCCAATGTGCTGCGCCAGTACGACCAATCCATGGTCGATGTCGTCGGCCACACAGACTCAAGCGGCGGCGACGCCATCAACCAGCCGCTGTCGGAGCGCCGCGCCTCTTCAGTGGCGTCCTACCTCATCGAACGCGGCGTCATGCGCGAACGGCTCTATGTAGCCGGCGTAAGCTCGCGCCAGCCGGTCGCCGACAACAGCACGCCCGACGGTCGCGCGCGCAATCGGCGTGTCGAGCTGCTGATCCGCCCCTTCACCGGGTGA
- a CDS encoding TIGR02300 family protein — protein MANPELGAKQICPNCQSKFYDLGKRPAACPKCGEQFDPEEAIRSRRVRARAVTPDYDSDDEKEAQVKQPETEDGFEDEVDQTPEIDEAAEEVVETDDGDDSEPGVVAPGGDDLGVDFAEDEDLAEEEADDVPFLEDEEEDFEDADIEIPGAGDEEDR, from the coding sequence TTGGCCAATCCCGAACTCGGCGCAAAACAGATCTGCCCGAACTGCCAATCCAAGTTCTATGACCTGGGCAAGCGCCCGGCTGCCTGCCCCAAATGCGGCGAGCAGTTCGATCCTGAAGAAGCCATCCGCAGCCGCCGGGTTCGCGCCCGCGCCGTGACGCCTGACTACGATTCCGACGACGAGAAGGAAGCGCAGGTCAAGCAACCCGAGACCGAGGACGGTTTCGAGGACGAGGTGGATCAGACCCCGGAAATCGACGAAGCGGCCGAAGAGGTCGTGGAAACCGATGACGGCGACGACTCCGAACCCGGCGTCGTGGCTCCGGGTGGTGACGACCTAGGCGTCGATTTCGCCGAGGACGAAGACCTGGCTGAAGAAGAAGCCGACGACGTGCCCTTCCTCGAGGACGAGGAAGAAGACTTCGAAGACGCCGACATCGAAATCCCCGGCGCCGGCGACGAAGAAGACCGCTAA
- the aroA gene encoding 3-phosphoshikimate 1-carboxyvinyltransferase, giving the protein MGTNAAGLKSAPGKALSGTIKIPGDKSISHRSMILGALATGTTTVEGLLEGDDVLRTAAAMQAFGAMVTRTGDKAWRIEGQGGLAEPSDVIDCGNAGTGVRLIMGAAAGYAMSATFTGDQSLRGRPMARVLDPLGEMGATWIGRDRGRLPLTLRGGGLKGLSYRLPMASAQVKSAVLLAGLNADSDVEVIEPEATRDHTERMLRAFGATVEVEDRDGARHIRLPAGQKLAATHVDVPGDPSSAAFPIVAALITPGSAVTVEGVMLNTLRAGVFDTLIEMGADLTIENRRMAGGEEVGDLTARHSALKGVVVPPERAPSMIDEYPILAVAAAFAEGQTVMRGIGEMRVKESDRIALTAGGLKTCGVQVEEEPEGMIVTGTGQPPRGGGTVTTHGDHRIAMSHLVLGLAAQAGVAVDEPGMIATSFPGFADLMRGLGADVSEA; this is encoded by the coding sequence TTGGGCACGAACGCCGCTGGATTGAAGAGCGCTCCTGGCAAGGCGCTCTCGGGGACCATCAAAATCCCCGGCGACAAATCGATTTCCCACCGCTCCATGATCCTCGGAGCCCTGGCGACGGGGACCACAACGGTTGAAGGATTGCTGGAAGGCGACGACGTTCTGCGCACCGCCGCGGCCATGCAGGCCTTCGGCGCGATGGTGACGCGGACCGGCGACAAGGCCTGGCGTATCGAGGGACAGGGCGGGCTGGCCGAGCCCAGCGACGTCATCGACTGCGGCAACGCCGGCACCGGCGTGCGCCTGATCATGGGCGCGGCCGCCGGTTATGCGATGAGCGCCACCTTCACCGGGGACCAGTCCCTGCGCGGCCGTCCCATGGCCCGGGTTCTCGACCCCCTTGGCGAAATGGGCGCGACCTGGATTGGCCGCGACCGGGGCCGTCTGCCCCTGACTCTTCGCGGCGGAGGCCTCAAGGGCCTGTCCTATCGCCTGCCCATGGCGTCGGCCCAGGTGAAGTCCGCCGTGCTGCTGGCTGGTCTCAACGCTGACAGCGACGTGGAGGTCATCGAACCGGAAGCCACTCGCGACCACACTGAGCGGATGCTACGCGCCTTTGGGGCGACGGTTGAGGTCGAAGATCGCGACGGCGCGCGCCATATCCGCCTGCCCGCCGGCCAGAAGCTCGCCGCCACCCATGTGGACGTGCCGGGCGATCCGTCGTCCGCCGCCTTTCCCATCGTCGCGGCCCTGATCACGCCGGGTTCGGCGGTGACGGTGGAGGGCGTCATGCTCAACACCCTGCGCGCCGGCGTGTTCGACACCCTGATCGAAATGGGCGCGGACCTGACCATCGAGAACCGCCGCATGGCCGGCGGCGAAGAAGTCGGCGACCTGACCGCCCGCCATTCGGCGTTGAAGGGCGTCGTCGTGCCGCCGGAACGCGCGCCGTCGATGATTGACGAATATCCGATCCTGGCGGTGGCGGCGGCCTTCGCCGAAGGCCAGACGGTGATGCGCGGCATCGGCGAGATGCGGGTCAAGGAAAGCGACCGCATCGCCCTGACGGCTGGCGGCCTGAAAACCTGCGGCGTGCAGGTCGAGGAAGAGCCCGAGGGCATGATCGTCACCGGGACCGGCCAGCCACCGCGCGGGGGCGGGACCGTGACGACCCACGGCGACCACCGCATCGCCATGAGCCATCTGGTCCTGGGCCTGGCGGCGCAAGCGGGCGTGGCCGTGGACGAGCCCGGCATGATCGCCACCAGCTTCCCCGGCTTCGCCGACCTGATGCGCGGCCTGGGCGCCGACGTCTCGGAGGCATGA
- the cmk gene encoding (d)CMP kinase: protein MGFVIAVDGPAASGKGTIASVLAKDFGYPFLDTGLLYRAVGVRLLDQGGDLDDAKAAQACAQNLDLAELERPDVRTRAAGEAASRVAVHGGVRAALLALQKDFAAQEPGAVLDGRDIGTVITPHAQAKLFVTATPEIRAERRWRQLSGQGEAVTYEDILADIRKRDERDSGRDSAPLAMAPDAVLLDTSEKTIDAAIDAARRIVEAARAKAGL from the coding sequence ATGGGCTTCGTGATCGCCGTCGACGGGCCGGCCGCCTCGGGCAAGGGCACCATCGCCAGCGTACTGGCCAAGGACTTCGGGTACCCGTTCCTGGACACCGGCCTGCTCTATCGCGCCGTGGGCGTGCGCCTGCTGGACCAAGGCGGCGATCTGGACGACGCGAAGGCGGCGCAGGCCTGCGCTCAGAATCTGGACCTTGCCGAGCTTGAGCGTCCGGACGTTCGCACCCGCGCCGCCGGCGAGGCCGCCAGCCGCGTGGCCGTGCATGGCGGGGTCCGCGCGGCCCTGCTCGCCCTGCAGAAAGATTTCGCCGCCCAGGAACCTGGCGCGGTGCTGGACGGCCGCGATATCGGCACGGTGATCACCCCCCACGCCCAGGCCAAGCTGTTCGTCACCGCCACGCCGGAAATCCGCGCCGAGCGTCGTTGGCGCCAGCTCAGCGGCCAGGGCGAGGCCGTGACCTATGAAGATATCCTGGCCGACATCCGCAAACGCGACGAACGCGACAGCGGTCGCGACAGCGCGCCCCTGGCCATGGCGCCGGACGCGGTCTTGCTGGATACGTCCGAAAAGACTATAGACGCGGCCATCGATGCGGCCCGCCGTATCGTCGAGGCGGCGCGCGCCAAGGCCGGTCTTTGA